The Triticum urartu cultivar G1812 chromosome 5, Tu2.1, whole genome shotgun sequence genome contains the following window.
TTTCTAGGAAGAAAGAAATTGTAGTTCTCATTGAGAATCTGTTGGATCGCGAAGAGATTTTTTGGTTGCAAAGAGGTAGAGCAAATTGGTTGATGCACGGAGACCGAAATACTCCCTTCTTCCATAATGCAGCTACTGCTCGAAAAAAGAGAAATAATATTAAAAAGATTCTCGATGATATTGGGGTCTGGCGACAAGATACAGAATTGAAGGATCATATCACAGAATATTTTAAAAAGCTGTTTACCTCAGAGATTGAGCAACCTAATCAGGATGTGTTATCACTAGTAAAGAGGAGAGTATCTACTGAGATGAACAATGCCCTCCTTTCTCCGTAAATGGCTGGTGATGTTCGTAAAGCCTTGTTCGACATTGGGGATTTGAAAGCCCAGGGTCTGATGGGCTCCATGCTATTTTCTATAAAAGGTTTTGGCCAATGTTAGGAGATGATCTGATCGAGGAGGTTTTGAAAGCAGTAAACACTTGCACTATCCCATCTGGTTGGAATGATACTGCGATTGTGATGATACCAAAAGTCAACTATTCGAAGAAGGTAACCCAGTTTAGACCAATTAGTCTGTGCAATGTGGTGTATAAAATTATTGCAAAAATAATTGCCTCTCGCCTAAAGGTGTTCCTACTAGATATTATTAGCCCAACTCAAAGCGCGTTCGTGCCTGGAAGACTTATTACGGACAACGTGTTGGTGGCATACGAATGCTTCCACACCATCAAGAAAAAGAGATCAGGCAAAGAAGGATTTTGTGCGATAAAATTGGATATGCATAAAGCTTATGACTGGGTTGAATGGCCTTTTCTCAAGGAGATTATGCTCAAACTTGGATTTCGTGATGTGTGGGTAAATTTTATTATGGAGTGTGTGTCTACTGTTGAATATCCTATTCGGTTTAATGCGGAGGAAAGTGAAAGTTTTAAACCTATTAGGGGTCTGAGGCAAGGAGACCCGTTGTCTCCTTACCTGTTCTTGTTTTGCACGGAGGGTCTCAGAGCTTTACTAACGCATACGGAAGAAAATGAGAATATTTCAAGAGTAAAGGTTTGCAGAGATGCCCCATCTGTCACGAACCTTCTTTTTGCTGATGACTCTTTAATCCTTATGAAAGCAAATTTGCAAAGGGCGGAAACATTAAAATTAGTTCTAGATTCGTATTGCGCAGCTTCAGTGCAGATGGTCAGTGTCGACAAATCCAGCATCTTTTTTAGCCCTAATACAGGAGTGGACACTAGAGAACAAATGTGTACAATTCTTAATATAATGACTGAGGCCttgaaagacaaatatttaggactGTCAGCCAATGTGAGTTTAGATAAACTGATTGTTTTCAATACTTAATAGATCGTATTGTTAGAGAATTAGTGGTTGGAAGGAAAAACTTCTGTCGGCTGGAGGAAAGGAAATCATACTTAAAGCGGTTGTTCAAGCTATTCCCACCTATGCAATGTCAGTCTTTAAAATTCCTAAAAAAATTGCAAAGGAATTATTGACGCGATGGCGCATTTCTGATGGGGAGATGAGGACAACCAAAGGAGGATGCATTGGATGGCTTGGTGGAAAATGTCTATACCCAAGAACCAAGGAGGAATGGGTTTTCGGGATATCCATTGTTTCAATTTGGCTATGCTTGCTAAACAGGCTTGGCGTCTTATCGAGAATCTGGATTCTCTATGTGCTACTATTTTGAGAGTCAAATGCTATCCTGACGGTGACTTGTTGAACACTGACCTGAAGAAGGGTTCTTCCTTCACCTGGCAAAGTATTATGGCGGGTGTGAGCTCCCTGAAGCGTGGTCATATTTGGCGAGTGGGAAATGGGCAGAATATTGACATTTGGGAGGACGCCTGGATTTCAAATTGTGCAAACCGTAAAATTGTTACCCCTAAGGGAGGCCAGTTGTTACGGAAGGTAGAAGGTTTGATTGATCCAATTCTAAATTTGGGATGAAGATCTTCTCAGACAAACTCTATGGCCTATTGATGTTCAGCGAGTGCTTGCGATCCCGATATCGCAACATGATATGCCTGATTTTGTAGCTTGGAATTTCATGAAAAATGGGATCTTTTTGGTTCGGTCTGCTTATTTTGTGGAATGGGGCCACCAATATGGGAGCAAGTGTTGGgtaatgtagtaatttcaaaattttcctacgcacacgcaagatcatggtgatgcatagcaacgagaggggagagtgttgtctacgtaccctcgtagatcggcaacggaagtgttgacacaacgtagaggaagtagtcgtacgtcttcccgatccgaccgatccaagtaccgaacgtacggcacctccgagttctgcacacgttcaactcggtgacgtccctcgagttccgatccagcaaaacgttgagggagagtttcgtcagcacgacggcgtgatgacggtgatgatgttctaccgacgcagggcttcgcctaagcaccgctacgatatgaccgaggtggaatatggtggaagagggcaccgcacacggctaaggaacgatcacgaggatcaacttgtgtgtcatggggtgcccccttgtctcagtatataaaggagggagagggggaggtgcggccggccctatgggtgcgcctggaggagtcctactccaaccgggagtaggactccccccctcttgccttgttggaaaaggaaggaggaagggagaaagaggaaaggggggcgccgcccccccccccccttccttgtcctattcagactaggggggagggggcgcgcggcctgccctagccgGCCCTTCTCtcctcccttatggcccatgtaggcccaataacccccgggggggttccggtaaccccccggtactccggtaaaatcccgatttcacccggaacatttccgatatccaaatataggcttccgatatatcaatctttatgtctcgaccatttcgagactcctcgtcatgtccgtgatcacatccgggactccgaacaaccttcggtacatcaaaacacaaaaaccctaattacgatcgtcaccgaactttaagcgtgcggaccctacgggttcgagaactatgtagacatgaccgagacacgtctccagtcaataaccaatagcggaacctggatgctcatattggctcctacatattctacgaagatctttatcggtcagaccgcataacaacatacgttgttccctttgtcatcggtatgttacttgcccgagatgcgatcgtcggtatctcaatacctagttcaatctcgttaccggcaagtctctttactcgttccataatacatcatcctgcaactaacttattagttgcaatgcttgcaaggcttgagtgatgtgcattaccgagagggcccagagatacctctccgacaatcgaagtgacaaatcctaatctcgaaatacgccaacccaacaagtaccttcggaggcacctgtagagcacctttataatcgtccagttacgttgtgacgtttggtagcacacaaagtgttcctccggtaaacgggagttgcataatctcatagtcataggaacatgtataagttatgaagaaagcaatagcaacaaactaaacgatcaagtgctaagttaatggaatgggtcaagtcaatcacatcattctcctaatgatgtgatcccgttaatcaaatgacaactaatgtctatggttaggaaacataaccatctttgattaacgagctagtcaagtaaaggcatactagtgactctttgtttttgtctatgtattcacacatgtattatgtttccggttaatacaattctagcatgaataataaacatttatcatgatataaggaaataaataataactttattattgcctctagggcatatttccttcaggaagTTACAACATACCAATGGGATGGGACGTACCACGGTCAATCCTATTTGGGGGAGGATTTGGAAACTTGCGTGTCCATCAAAGGTTAAAATATTTATTTGGCGTAGACTTCATGACACTCTTCTGTGTCGTGTTAAGTTAGCTAATAGACATGTGAAAGTCTCGCCTGAGTGTCCTGCCTGCTCATCCGGGCCAGAAGACACAAAACATCTGTTGTTTCTATGTGACAGAGTAAAAGAAGTCTGGAGAACACGATGGACGATATTATCGACAGAGCTTGTAAAATAGACTATGCGGGTGAGGTAGTCTTGGAATATTTACTTTCATTACCAGATCAGAAACTATGTATTATGGGCACTCGAAATGTGCGTGACATGATTGCCATATCAACCTGGTACTTGTGGTGGGAAAGGCGCAAATTGGTACACAATGAGACCACTCAGAATGCACAACAGATATCCATGGGGATACGCGCTTTCACTGCCAATTTTGTTAATGCCTCCTTGCCTTAGGCTTCCATGAAAAGAGGAGGATGGTCTAGCCCCCTAACGGGATTTGTTAAACTTAACGTTGATGCTTCTTTTGACCACGACCTTCTCAGGGGTACGATCGGCGTGGTCTTAAGAGATGACAAAGGTAGGTTCATCGGTGGGGGAAATGGTAAGATTGACTGGTGTGCAGATGTGTTGATGGTTGAAGCTTTGGCGTTAAAATTCAGCCTATCGCTTGTGCAAAGGACGGGTTGTAATCGCATAATTATTAACTCGGATAATATGGAGGTGATTGAGACCATGAACGAAGGAGGACAATCGTCGGGGGCAGCAGCTGCAATTTTTTATGACTGTTTTCACTTAGCTTGCGATTTTCCTATTTTTAGATTCGAGCATTGTAATAGAGAAGCAAATAAAATTACTTGTGAACTTGCCAAGTTTGCTAGATTTTCCTTCATTTCTGATTGGTTCAAGGAACCACATAATGCAATTGTACCAATCCTCATAAACGATGTAATGATTATTTCTAATGAATAAAGTTcgaaaaaaatttcaaaaaaaaagtaCCTGAGCAAGGCGGAGACGAAGCAGCTTGCTCAACTGTGATTTTATCTTAAAAAACAACGATGACACAAAAAAACAAGTTTTCAGAGAGCCAAATAACTAGGATGCGCGCATCTGTACTGCAAGCACAGTTCAACTGTTGGTAAAAAACAGGGGATCTTCCGTCCTCCAGAAGAAGCTACATTTAGCAACTTGGGACATGTGAGATTTCACTCCGATCACTTCTCAAGTTCAGAACATCTATGCCCAGATTCTAGGCATGGATGACCACCGATAGACGGAGTATAAATCAAACATGTAAAGTAATGTAGATACCAACCAACGATTGCAACAATGCTCAATTGCTCATAAAGGTAGCTGCTGCTGAAACTTGTGTACAGAAAATAGCAATTAGGGAAATATAAAGAAGCGATTGCGGCACCCAAGTTTGCAAAAGAAGCATGATACTCCAGCATATTGACCTCACTATGCAATACAAGGCAGCAGAAGGTAAGTGCAGGAAACATTTCAGTTTTTCTTTTCGATCACCGCGTTCAGAAGGGGCTTCTATGGCTATGGCTTTCAGGCCCCGAGAGGAGCTGTTACGCCCATGGCGTTCAGACCGCCTATCAACTGATGTTTGCTTGTTTTTTTGGATGGCTACTACATTTAGGATTATTACTCTAGCTTAGTGACTGAATGAAAGACATTAGCCCTCTAAATGCGCCAATAAACTGGTGAattgtttcaaatgaatacaGGCTTCAGATTTTTAGACACAATCTTGGTGATTTCATGGAAACAACAAACTCTCTACATAATCTACAATACATGGCAGCAAGTTGGTGGAGTTACCAAAGCAAGGGAAGAATGGATAGGCGACACGAGCTGCAATTTGACTCAGAGAGCACATGAAACATCAGGCTATCCTATGCCGTTTGGAGAGATGGAGTTTGGAGTAGCTGCTTGCCGAAGATGAATATATTGCTAGATATTCAATGACTGAAGCACAAAAACTAAGTTCAGTCCTTTATCGAAAGCCAAAATCAAGGCGACCACATGAACACATCTAGTATAGTATGAGATAGAAAATGAGAGAACTCCATCAGGCCAAATTACAGTTATGGTGTATCCAGCAAAGGTGATACAAAAACATCTGGCAATATGCAATAAGACATTTATACTGATACTCGAATAATCAAATGAAACTTAAAGTGATTCTGCAAACGTAAATTAACATCTCACCTTATTAGTACAGCCGCAGTTTCAAGCACCAGATGCCATCTTAGACCAAGGAATATATGACGTTCATCAACTAATTAGCAACCGATGTGATCCAAGTAGTACAGGGAGTAACAGACTCCGAGTCGTGGAACAAAGACGTGTTACTTCATCTAGACATGCAAAGAGCAGAACATAAAATTCCTAATCAGGGCAAAGATTTATCTATCTAATAAGCTGAAAGCGCAAACGTGATTTATAATCTTTTCCGGAGTAAAAGCATATATAAACTGAGGTAAACTGGAGGTCCTATAAGAAAGCATGGGTGGCATAAGAACAGTGTACTACAGAAAACAAACGAGTTGAGCGAGAAACGGTACCTTGCCTTCTGATGCCTGCAGACCACCTTTGATTATTTCAGGATGGCCGTCTCATATCGACCTCGCTATGAGGTAGTACAAAACAGCAGCAAGTAAGGCAGGAAACATTTCAGTTACATAGCATACAGATTACATCACACAACCTTCATTTTCTTCTTCTCACTTATTAGCAAAATCCAGAAACCAGACAAACATCGATCATCCTTACTCGAAGAACACAAATTAATCCCAGAAGCGTAATAATAATTTCCTGCATACACTGCAGAGACTGAATTCAACCTAGCACCACTTCAATTTGGGCGGTGGGGCAGCAGACTCTATCCAGAACGGCGCGCTTCTCCTCGTCACTCCACTTGCTTCGCAGGGTCACCATCTCCCAGCCGCAGGGCTCCTTCTCCCTGACATGTCCATGCTTGAACAGAGCAACACGGCTCAGCGCCGTGGACGCTTCCACGGCGTACCTTACAAGGTGAAGATGCCTCTCTGTTCCCTGAAAGCCGACGACCACCAGCTCCTTCAGATGGCGGTGGTGGCGCGCGGTCGAGGGCGGCCACGGCGTCTTCCGGCACGGCTCCTCCTCGGGTTTGGGAACATGGacgtggatgctctcaagcaatGGTGCTGCGTCGATGAGCAGGTGCGGCCCTGAGCCCGAGACATCCCAGGAGGAAGGCACGTCCGCAATCAGCAGCCTCCTTACGTTGGCCATTTGACAGACCGGATTCTTCAGGGCGATCCACATACCTGGCCCGGTAATCCGCAGGGCGAGGTCCGTCATGCCGACGGCGCCTTGAAAGAACCGCATGAGGATGACAGAGATGGTCTCCAGCTTCGAGTTGTACCGGAAAGAACCTTGATCAACGGAGAAGACGAAGCTCACATGCTCGAGGCaaggggaggcggcggagctcaaCAGAAGGTTGGCGTGCAGAACAGTAAGGCTCTGGAGCTTCGGGAGAGAGCGGATCTCAACTAGCATCAACGGGCCGTCCCATAGAAGCTCCCTGATTCCTGACATGGGTGCGTTGAGTATCAGTGCAAAGGCTCTGCTTTTGTACCCGCAGCGGATGAGGTGCAGAATCTGCAGCTGCGGGCACGCGGCAATCACCCTCCGGTAGACGGCCGCCGGCGTTGATCTGGGCAAGTCTTGCAAGACGAGCGTGGTGAGCGCGGTGAACCCCTCAAGCGGCGGGGGCAAGCAGTTGGAAAGCTTGAGGCTTTGCAGGCGAGACTCGCCTGGCTTTCTGCTGATGCGACCATGGGGGAGATCGTAGGCCGGCGGCGTGTTCACGGTCCGCTCGGTCGGCGTGGCAACGACCGCGAGATCCTGGACGCCCCAGGAGTCGACGGCTTCCGCTATAAGGCTGTTGATGCAGGCCGAGGTGCTGTCTTCGAAGATCTCGAGCGATAGCCTATTCACACGCCGGTGAAGTCCGCTGGCCAAGAGGCTCCGGACAGAGGCGACCATGGAGCGCATGGCGCGGCGCTGGTACCGCCCGGCGATATCCTCTAGCTTTCTGGCAATCTGGGCTAGTTGCAGCGATCTCGTGGCTTCGCCGCGGCGGAGGAGGCATCGGCGGTAGCGCTGTGGCAGTGTGTCGGTCACTTTGAGATCCAGGGCGGTGAGCTCCCGGGGGAGGTGAGCCCAGCGCTTGGAGAGCGCCGCGGCGCCGTGTGCGGTGCGGCTGTCGAGACGGCGCAGGATTAGGAGGAGCAGGTCGTCAGGGAGCGCGCTGAGACGGTCATCATCGCAGGCCCGCCGGAGACGGGAGAGATCCTTCCGAGCCATTGGACAGCAGCAACAGGGCTTTGCTGGGATGGGAGGCGCGAGTCCCCGGCGGTGGAGGTGGCGGTGCGGCGGCAGCGGGGCAGGGGAAGGAAGAACGATCCGTGCAGCAGACCTGGTCCTCTGGGCCGGCCCACCCTTAAACGTGCGGGCGCGGTTTGGAGACCTCCTATGCGCCGCTCTTTGCGTCCGATTCGCACGCGCCGCACAGAAACAGCCcccgaatgggccggcccatcgTCGCGACGAAACAGCGAAAAAAATCACCTAAAATGACCCTCCACCTGGAGCTAGTATACCCTTGTCGCTGACCAGGCGAGCTAACAAACTCCTTCGGTCATACGTATGTTTTTTCTTTGAGCAAACCTTCGGTCATATGTAGCGCGCGTACTTTAACATatcatctactccctccgttcctaaatacttgtctttctaggcatttcaacaaatgactacatacggatcaaaatgagtgaatctacactctaaaatatgtctacatacatccgcatgtagtagtcatttgaaatgtctagaaagacaaatatttagaaacggagtGAGTACTACATATCTAAGATCCCCACCTAGAAACCTTAAACATTGGATATgttcaaaattttaaaaaattcaaaaattgttcgCGTTTGCTGAAAATGTTAGAAGAAAAACTAAAAATCTTGAACAAAGTTTTGATAAAAtgagtagtcatttgaaatgtttagaaagacaaatatttaggaacggagtgAGTACTACATAGCTAAGACCCCCACCTAGAAACCTTAAACATTGGATATgttcaaaattttaaaaaattcaaaaattgttcgCGTTTGCTGAAAATGTTAGAAGAAAAACTAAAATCTTGAACAAAGTTTTGATAAAATGAACACTTTTTAAAATcccgaacattttttgaatttagAGAACACAATTTTAAAATCGAGAACAAAATTTGAACATTAATATTTTTTAAAgcacgaacattttttaaatcTTGAGAAGAAATTTTGAAACGGAGAACAAATTTGGAAGCGCGGAATGTTTTTTAAAGCATGAACATTTGTTTTGAATttgagaacaaattttgaaacgTAGAACAAATTTAGAAGCGCGAACAATTTCTTAaagcacgaacattttttgaatattgAGAACAAATTTTAAAACGTAGAACAAATTTGAAAAATCCCGAACAAATTTCGaagcacgaacattttttgaaaacgTGAACAAAAAATTGAAGTCGGGTACATTATATTAATTTTCGAAAGTTTTGAACTTTTTTGTGCAATGAGAACAATTTTTGaattctgagaacatttttttaaaaactGAACATTTTATGGAAAGGCAAACAAAATTTGAATATTttgaaaaaagaaagaaaagaaaaataaaatgaaaaaagaaaccaaagaaagaaaacaaacagaaaaaaaaaagaaacagaaaGGAATTTGAAAATGTAAAGAACAAAAAGGAAATAGAAAGAGATGAAAAAGGAATTGGAAAATGTAATAAAGaaacagaagaaaaaaagaaatagaaaaaggaaaaatcAGTGAAATCTGGTTCAAGAACCTTCTCCCAAAACCGGTCAGGAACCTTCGAGAAAGTACCCAAAACCGGATACTGTAGCGCGAGTACTATCTcgtagttgggccggcccatcttGATCGTTAGGTAGCTCGCCTCTGTGCGTTTCGCTTGACATTCTGCCGCAACGAGCGTCCGTCAGGATATTCCGTGAGTTTGGTCTCGCCTGAGGGAGCGCCATACTGGCCGGGCCAGCTCGTGGGAGGTCTCAGCCtcgtttttttttctgtttttctttcacttttttgttttcttctctgctttttgtttttcttttttttacacatccaaatattctaaatatactccttccattcctaaatataaaaccttttagagattccactatgAACTACATATAGAAAAAAATGTTCCTTACATATACAGAAAAATTATCCAAAAAATATAAAACGTGTATGAAAAAAGTTGATAATGTATTTTAAAAAATGTAAATAaggaatttgaaaaaaaattgaccATGCAACAAAAAAATGTTAAACATTTATCAGCAAATATTTATGATATATGCCAAAAAAGAAACTGTGTATACAAATTATTTCAAAGAATGTTAATCAtctatttaaaaaatgttaacgGGGTACAAAAACATGTTCCTGCTGTATACAAAAAGGATGTA
Protein-coding sequences here:
- the LOC125509432 gene encoding uncharacterized protein LOC125509432 isoform X1, whose product is MARKDLSRLRRACDDDRLSALPDDLLLLILRRLDSRTAHGAAALSKRWAHLPRELTALDLKVTDTLPQRYRRCLLRRGEATRSLQLAQIARKLEDIAGRYQRRAMRSMVASVRSLLASGLHRRVNRLSLEIFEDSTSACINSLIAEAVDSWGVQDLAVVATPTERTVNTPPAYDLPHGRISRKPGESRLQSLKLSNCLPPPLEGFTALTTLVLQDLPRSTPAAVYRRVIAACPQLQILHLIRCGYKSRAFALILNAPMSGIRELLWDGPLMLVEIRSLPKLQSLTVLHANLLLSSAASPCLEHVSFVFSVDQGSFRYNSKLETISVILMRFFQGAVGMTDLALRITGPGMWIALKNPVCQMANVRRLLIADVPSSWDVSGSGPHLLIDAAPLLESIHVHVPKPEEEPCRKTPWPPSTARHHRHLKELVVVGFQGTERHLHLVRYAVEASTALSRVALFKHGHVREKEPCGWEMVTLRSKWSDEEKRAVLDRVCCPTAQIEVVLG
- the LOC125509432 gene encoding uncharacterized protein LOC125509432 isoform X2 codes for the protein MARKDLSRLRRACDDDRLSALPDDLLLLILRRLDSRTAHGAAALSKRWAHLPRELTALDLKVTDTLPQRYRRCLLRRGEATRSLQLAQIARKLEDIAGRYQRRAMRSMVASVRSLLASGLHRRVNRLSLEIFEDSTSACINSLIAEAVDSWGVQDLAVVATPTERTVNTPPAYDLPHGRISRKPGESRLQSLKLSNCLPPPLEGFTALTTLVLQDLPRSTPAAVYRRVIAACPQLQILHLIRCGYKSRAFALILNAPMSGIRELLWDGPLMLVEIRSLPKLQSLTVLHANLLLSSAASPCLEHVSFVFSVDQGSFRYNSKLETISVILMRFFQGAVGMTDLALRITGPGMWIALKNPVCQMANVRRLLIADVPSSWDKEPCGWEMVTLRSKWSDEEKRAVLDRVCCPTAQIEVVLG